AGATAGTAACAGGAACTGCACAGCAGGACCCGCTGATAGGTGCGCAACTTAAAATGATTAGCCATGTGCGGCACTCCTGCGAAATCCAACCTAGATGCCGGTCACTCTACCCGATTGATTACCTGCCAGTGGCGCCGAGAAGAAGAACGCGTTCGCTCCAGCGAGGTGCCTGATGTAGGATGGGATGCTTCTTCACTAACTGTTCTAGACGGCGTTGCTCTTCCTGAGACGTGCGAATAAACTCCACCCCAAGTCTACAACCATCGACCCATCTGACGGCTGCAAGAGCCACATGCAGCGGTGTGGCGTGGTCTGGGAGAAACAGCCTCAGTTGAATGTACTCCCCCACGGTCATTTTCTTAGGGCTTTCGAGAAGGCAGCCTGGGAGTGAAAGGTCTAGAATTCGCCCTTCCCCGACGATATTCTCACCCGCAAACATCACTGAACAATTCATCGCCACACGCTGACTATATCTGCTCTGCATGATGCCTCCTTCCTGCTTCGCTCAGGGCCTCTGGGCATGTAGCTGCGCTGTTGAATC
This is a stretch of genomic DNA from Nitrospira sp.. It encodes these proteins:
- a CDS encoding PilZ domain-containing protein — encoded protein: MQSRYSQRVAMNCSVMFAGENIVGEGRILDLSLPGCLLESPKKMTVGEYIQLRLFLPDHATPLHVALAAVRWVDGCRLGVEFIRTSQEEQRRLEQLVKKHPILHQAPRWSERVLLLGATGR